A single region of the Coregonus clupeaformis isolate EN_2021a chromosome 16, ASM2061545v1, whole genome shotgun sequence genome encodes:
- the LOC121583981 gene encoding chemokine-like receptor 1: MGLRISSRFEHHMSTNMVLLSWFTGAILSAPSLLSRQVQYTADGHVCLDNYDYTERSQISEEGRVRMMAVVICRFIFGLLLPLGVRCVSCCCMNSRGNNQVRSQVIRPVTIAHFLCWAPVICLSVLQVTVRTGSSLFTYALPPATALSVLNSCISPIICIWQEKKELKRNSCSQPERTPQMEDNKEEGEEMTCLRH, translated from the exons atgggactCAGGATCTCGTccag atttgaaCACCACATGTCCACCAACATGGTCCTGCTGTCCTGGTTCACTGGGGCCATACTGAGCGCCCCCTCTCTACTGTCCAGGCAGGTTCAGTACACTGCCGATGGACACGTCTGCCTTGACAACTATGATTATACTGAAAGATCCCAGATCTCTGAAGAGGGAAGGGTAAGAATGATGGCAGTGGTGATCTGTCGCTTCATTTTTGGGCTGCTGCTCCCTTTGGGTGTGAGATGTGTCAGCTGTTGCTGCATGAACAGCAGGGGAAACAACCAAGTGAGGTCACAGGTTATTCGACCTGTGACTATTGCCCATTTCCTAtgctgggctcctgtcatctgtctctctgtgctgcAAGTCACAGTGAGGACAGGCAGCAGCTTGTTCACATACGCATTGCCCCCGGCCACTGCCCTGTCAGTCTTAAACAGCTGCATCTCTCCTATCATCTGCATATGGCAGGAGAAGAAGGAACTTAAACGTAACTCTTGCTCACAGCCTGAGAGGACCCCTCAGATGGAGGACAACaaagaggagggtgaggagatGACTTGCCTGAGACACTGA
- the LOC121584187 gene encoding chemokine-like receptor 1, whose amino-acid sequence MEDSETIYEDVDYEYRDYSNYTYDNSTHEEVAFKTHKTCFTEVSCISLLVVNVVIFLLGVCGNGVVIWIAGLKMKKTVNTTWYLSLAVSDFIFCTFLPFNIINTVTKDWIFGLFMCKFTSFVMFLNMFCSIFLLVVISIDRCVSVMFPVWAQNNRTMGKASVVVVLAWVASVALSIPSMVFRDVKTHLGTSMCFNNYTDQHSHKTIAVSRFIGGFVLPFLIIIFCYSVIILRLRTNRMMSKSSKPFKVMTALIATFFICWLPYHVFVLLELNHQSYDLHIIRAGLTVGTTVATANSFLNPMLYVFMGNDFLHKLKSSILSKMANAIGEEARTTSRYLSRSSSMEGSRRTSTHI is encoded by the coding sequence ATGGAGGATTCTGAAACCATTTATGAAGATGTTGATTATGAATATAGGGATTATAGCAATTACACCTATGACAATTCTACTCACGAGGAAGTAGCTTTCAAAACCCACAAGACATGCTTCACAGAGGTTTCATGCATCTCCCTCCTGGTGGTCAATGTAGTCATCTTCCTGCTGGGGGTTTGTGGGAATGGGGTGGTCATCTGGATCGCTGGTCTCAAGATGAAGAAGACGGTCAACACCACCTGGTACCTCAGCCTAGCCGTCTCCGACTTCATATTCTGTACCTTTCTCCCCTtcaacatcatcaacacagtgaCAAAGGACTGGATCTTTGGGCTCTTCATGTGCAAGTTCACCTCTTTCGTGATGTTCCTCAACATGTTCTGCAGCATCTTTCTCCTAGTCGTCATCAGTATTGACCGCTGTGTGTCAGTGATGTTTCCAGTGTGGGCTCAGAACAACCGCACCATGGGTAAGGCCTCTGTGGTGGTGGTTCTGGCCTGGGTTGCCTCTGTCGCCCTCAGCATCCCCTCCATGGTGTTCAGAGACGTCAAGACCCATTTAGGGACGAGCATGTGTTTCAATAACTACACAGACCAACACAGCCACAAGACGATCGCAGTGAGTCGATTCATTGGTGGGTTTGTGCTGCCATTCCTCATCATCAtcttttgttattctgtcatcaTCCTGCGACTGAGAACTAACCGAATGATGAGCAAGTCCTCCAAGCCCTTCAAAGTTATGACTGCCCTGATAGCCACATTCTTCATCTGCTGGCTGCCCTACCATGTCTTTGTACTGCTTGAGCTGAACCACCAAAGCTACGACCTGCACATTATAAGAGCTGGACTTACGGTGGGCACTACGGTAGCCACAGCCAACAGTTTCCTCAACCCAATGCTGTATGTTTTCATGGGCAATGACTTCCTGCACAAACTCAAGAGCTCTATACTGTCTAAGATGGCGAATGCCATCGGAGAGGAGGCCCGCACCACCAGCCGCTACCTCTCAAGGTCCAGCTCCATGGAGGGCAGCCGCAGAACCTCCACACACATCTAA